The Jiangella alba genome includes the window GGCTACATGCTGGCCAGCAACTCGGTGCTGCAGAACGTCACCGATACCGACCAGCTGAAGATCGGCGTCAACGGCATCCCGGGCACCACCGGCGACGTGTCGACGTTCGTCGGCGGCGACGTCATCGGCATCTCGGCCAACTCCGAGCGCGCCGACGCCGCGTGGGACTTCCTGTCCTGGTCGCTGTCCGAGGACGCGCAGCTGGAGGTGTTCGCGAAGAGCGACAACCTCACCGTGCGCACCGACCTCGCCGACAACGAGTACGCCGCCGCCGACCCGCGGCAGGTCACGTTGAACGAGCTGATCGCCAAGGGGCACACGCCGTACGCGCTCAACTACGGCCAGACCTTCAACGACCCGAACGGGCCGTGGCTGGAGGCCGCCCGCGGAGCGCTGTTCGGCGACGACGCGGCCGGCGCGCTGTCCGCGTCGCTCGACGCCGTGAACTCGTCGCTGGCCCGGTAGCTCCGCGTGGCCGCCACCTCCACCACACCGGCCGTCCGGCCCGGGACCCCGCCGCGGCGCACGTCGCGGCGGGGCGTCCGGGGCCTCGTCGGCCTGGCCTACGCCACGCCCGCCGCGCTGATCGTCGTCCTGCTGTTCCTGGTGCCGATCGGCATGGCGGTGTGGATGTCGGTGAACGACTGGCCGCTGATCGGCGAGCCCGAGTTCAACGGCGTCGACAACTACCGGGCCATCGCCGACAACCAGCTGTTCCTCGACTCCATCTGGTTCACCGTCAAGTACACGGTGGTCGTGACCGTCCTGTACCTGGTCATCGGGCTCGGGCTGGCGCTGCTGGTGCAGGAGTCGCGGCCGGGTGTCGGGCTGTTCCGGACGGCGTTCTTCCTGCCCTCCGTGGTGGGGCTGGCGTCGGCGTCGCTGCTGTTCTACGCGCTGTACAACAACGAGTACGGCCCGCTCGACGACCTGCTGCAGGCCATCGGGCTGTCCAGCGGCAACCCCGACTTCCTCGGCACGCCGGACAACGCCTTCGCCTCCACCGTCGTGATGGTGACCTGGCGGTTCGCCGGCTTCAACATGCTGATCCTGCTGACGGGGCTGCAGGCCATCCCGGGTGAGGTGTACGAGGCGTCGCGCATGGACGGCGCGTCGTGGTGGCAGACACTGCGGCACGTGACGCTGCCGCTGCTGCGTCCGTCCATCGCGCTGGTGCTGATCCTGACGGTGACCGGCTCGCTGCTGGCGTTCGAGCCGTTCTACGTGCTCACCGCCGGCGGGCCCGACAACAGCACGGTGACCATGGTCATCGCGATGTTCCGCGAGGCGTTCACCCTGTTCGACCTCGGCCGGTCGGCCGCGCTGGCGATCGTCCTGCTGGTGGTGCTGGTCGCGCTGAACGCCGTCCAGCTGCTGGTGCTGCGGAAGGACAAGACCCGATGAGCGCGACGACGCAGGCGCCGGCCCGGCCGGCGCCGCCGCCGACGACCGCGACCCGGCGCCGCCGCGTCGGCAGGGCCGCCCGCAGCACCGGGTTCTACGGCTTCGCGACGGCTCTGGCGGTGTTGTTCCTCAGCCCGCTGGTGTGGTCGTCGGTGCGTTCGGTCACCGGTGGCCAGGCGACCGGCGGCGAGGGCACGTACGGCACGAAGAACTACGAGCGGCTGGCCGACTACGGCGAGGGCCTGCTGGTCTACCTGTGGAACAGCGTCGCGGTGTCGGCGCTGACGGTGGCCGGCACGCT containing:
- a CDS encoding carbohydrate ABC transporter permease, which translates into the protein MAATSTTPAVRPGTPPRRTSRRGVRGLVGLAYATPAALIVVLLFLVPIGMAVWMSVNDWPLIGEPEFNGVDNYRAIADNQLFLDSIWFTVKYTVVVTVLYLVIGLGLALLVQESRPGVGLFRTAFFLPSVVGLASASLLFYALYNNEYGPLDDLLQAIGLSSGNPDFLGTPDNAFASTVVMVTWRFAGFNMLILLTGLQAIPGEVYEASRMDGASWWQTLRHVTLPLLRPSIALVLILTVTGSLLAFEPFYVLTAGGPDNSTVTMVIAMFREAFTLFDLGRSAALAIVLLVVLVALNAVQLLVLRKDKTR